The Corynebacterium camporealensis genome contains a region encoding:
- a CDS encoding ATP-dependent DNA helicase encodes MSSTEQLLDAAVTALGGSRREGQIRMANAVTEALEKERHLAVQAGTGTGKSLAYLVPAIRHAQESETTVIVSTATLALQRQLVERDLPRLVEALEDELEVKPTFAIMKGRSNYLCMNKIAQAEMLDDGLGGEAYGIGKQVKRLHEWAEETETGDRDELGVSEEAWRQVSVTSAECLGASRCPHGEECFAELARRRANKADVVVTNHALLAIDAAADVNVLPEHDVVIIDEAHELDGRITSVSTAELTARGIKMAANRVKSLGAQGHRLAEQADEFQQLLAEYEPGRLTDLPEDAQSQIEALGKTIASAREEVARTPEGEQTSDPEKFAERQNLANHLAVMAQTVARILEVFAGNDEDVVWLEDDSLAVAPLSIAELLRERLFGEQTVVLTSATLALGGRFDAMAAQWGMPQGDWDSLDVGYPFDPQKKGILYVARHLPQPGRDGLADETLEEMRELIMAAGGRTLGLFSSRRAAEQAAEELRARVPFDVYVQGEDSIGALVEKFAKNENSCLFGTLTLWQGVDVPGPACSLVLIDRIPFPRPDNPLLQARTEAAKVAGRNGFMEVSATHAALLMAQGAGRLLRSVDDRGVVAVLDNRLVTKRYGSFLKASMPQFWATTDPKTVRGSLKRLVEQRT; translated from the coding sequence GTGAGCTCGACCGAGCAGCTTCTCGATGCCGCCGTCACCGCCCTCGGAGGCTCCCGCCGCGAGGGCCAGATTCGCATGGCCAATGCCGTTACGGAGGCGCTCGAGAAGGAGCGCCACCTGGCGGTGCAAGCCGGTACGGGTACCGGTAAGTCGCTGGCGTATTTGGTGCCAGCGATTCGGCATGCGCAGGAATCTGAGACGACGGTGATTGTCTCGACCGCGACGTTGGCGCTACAGCGGCAGCTCGTCGAGCGCGACCTGCCGCGGCTAGTGGAAGCGCTCGAAGACGAGCTGGAGGTCAAGCCGACCTTCGCAATTATGAAGGGCCGGTCGAACTACCTGTGCATGAATAAGATTGCGCAGGCAGAGATGCTGGATGATGGGCTCGGGGGTGAAGCTTATGGCATCGGAAAACAAGTGAAGCGCCTCCATGAATGGGCCGAGGAAACCGAGACCGGCGACCGCGATGAGTTGGGTGTTTCGGAGGAGGCCTGGCGGCAGGTGTCGGTGACCTCGGCAGAGTGTCTGGGGGCGTCGCGTTGTCCGCACGGGGAGGAATGCTTTGCGGAGCTGGCGCGTCGGCGGGCGAACAAGGCCGATGTGGTGGTGACCAATCACGCGTTGCTGGCTATCGATGCTGCCGCGGACGTCAACGTGCTACCTGAACATGACGTGGTGATTATCGACGAGGCGCATGAGCTCGACGGGCGCATTACCTCGGTCTCGACGGCGGAGCTGACGGCGCGCGGTATCAAGATGGCGGCGAATCGTGTGAAGTCGTTGGGTGCGCAGGGGCATCGTCTAGCAGAGCAGGCCGATGAGTTTCAGCAGTTGTTGGCGGAATACGAGCCAGGCCGTTTGACGGATTTGCCGGAGGATGCGCAGTCGCAAATTGAGGCGCTGGGCAAGACGATTGCGAGTGCGCGCGAGGAGGTTGCGCGCACGCCGGAGGGTGAACAGACCAGCGACCCGGAGAAGTTCGCGGAGCGGCAGAATCTGGCCAACCACCTGGCGGTGATGGCTCAGACCGTGGCGCGGATTCTGGAGGTCTTTGCCGGTAACGACGAAGACGTCGTGTGGTTGGAGGACGACTCGCTGGCGGTGGCGCCGCTGTCGATTGCGGAGTTGCTGCGGGAGCGCCTGTTTGGTGAGCAGACCGTGGTGCTGACGTCAGCGACGTTGGCGCTGGGTGGGCGCTTTGATGCGATGGCCGCGCAGTGGGGCATGCCGCAGGGAGACTGGGATTCACTCGATGTGGGATACCCCTTTGACCCACAGAAGAAGGGCATCTTGTACGTCGCGCGGCATCTGCCGCAGCCGGGCCGCGATGGTCTAGCAGACGAGACGCTGGAAGAAATGCGCGAGCTGATCATGGCTGCCGGTGGGCGCACGTTGGGGTTGTTTTCCTCGCGGCGTGCAGCAGAGCAGGCCGCAGAAGAGCTACGGGCGCGCGTGCCTTTCGATGTCTACGTCCAAGGCGAAGACTCCATCGGCGCGTTGGTGGAAAAGTTTGCCAAGAATGAGAACTCGTGTCTGTTTGGCACGCTGACGCTGTGGCAGGGCGTGGATGTGCCAGGTCCTGCGTGCTCGCTGGTGCTGATTGATCGTATCCCCTTCCCTCGCCCGGATAATCCGCTGCTACAGGCGCGCACGGAGGCGGCAAAGGTGGCGGGCCGCAATGGCTTCATGGAAGTCTCCGCGACGCACGCGGCGCTGCTCATGGCGCAGGGTGCGGGCAGGTTGCTGCGGTCGGTCGATGACCGCGGCGTGGTAGCCGTGTTGGATAACCGCCTGGTGACCAAGCGCTACGGATCGTTTTTGAAGGCGTCGATGCCACAGTTTTGGGCCACCACGGACCCGAAGACGGTGCGCGGGTCGCTTAAGCGGCTCGTCGAGCAGCGCACGTAA
- a CDS encoding aminoacyl-tRNA hydrolase, with translation MSDFAAAHELLRSCDKGRNPGRAMQIVLNLPKQDPPQRNHVLQAAARACVAACLECGHLDEFGAWYGESIRKVARRSRNKAWRDVQELPGYTVDNLARAFVPFAEVDHRIGKLQVGHTDLPVTEPEPLLSDAPTIYLDSSLDMTMGKAAAQVGHASMLLAADMTFDEVTAWRAQDYALNVREVDADEFARVSRGAVVVQDAGFTEIAPGSITCAARRAA, from the coding sequence ATGAGTGATTTCGCCGCTGCACACGAGCTCCTTCGCAGCTGCGACAAAGGCCGCAACCCGGGCCGTGCCATGCAGATTGTGCTCAACCTGCCCAAGCAGGACCCACCGCAGCGCAATCACGTCCTCCAGGCCGCTGCCCGCGCGTGCGTTGCCGCCTGCCTGGAGTGCGGCCACCTCGACGAGTTCGGCGCCTGGTACGGCGAGAGCATTCGCAAGGTCGCCCGCCGCTCCCGCAACAAAGCCTGGCGCGACGTCCAAGAGCTGCCCGGCTACACCGTCGACAACCTAGCCCGCGCCTTTGTGCCTTTCGCGGAGGTGGACCACCGCATCGGCAAGCTGCAGGTCGGCCACACCGACCTACCCGTCACCGAGCCCGAGCCCCTGCTTTCCGATGCCCCCACCATCTACCTCGACTCCTCCCTCGACATGACCATGGGTAAAGCCGCCGCCCAAGTCGGCCACGCCTCCATGCTGCTCGCCGCCGACATGACCTTCGACGAAGTCACCGCTTGGCGCGCCCAGGACTACGCCCTGAACGTCCGCGAGGTCGATGCCGACGAGTTCGCCCGCGTCAGCCGGGGCGCCGTCGTCGTGCAAGACGCCGGCTTTACCGAAATCGCGCCTGGCTCGATTACGTGCGCTGCTCGACGAGCCGCTTAA
- the serB gene encoding phosphoserine phosphatase SerB, with translation MTRVNTPTVITTSGPDKPGVSAAFFRVLAAHDVELIDVEQALFSGRISLSAYTQVDPDKLEAIEKGLRDTLSIYQQHVSITPDSQEHSRPRSTHVVVLLGESLAAGDVSAVAQTLANHDANIDRIRGLSTSPMTGLELYITLNDAPERLRADLADLSHQRSMDIAIEQAGLHRRSKRLVCFDCDSTLITGEVIEMLAAHADREAEVAAVTERAMRGEIDFEESLRERVKALAGLPESVIESTARDLQLTPGVRRTIETLKRMGFRVAVVSGGFIQVLEDLADDLDLDYVRANTLEVKDGQLTGNVIGQVVDREAKANFLRSFAADSGVSMAQTVAIGDGANDIDMISAAGLGIAFNAKPALREVADGAVNHPQMDSVLHLLGIPADEVADE, from the coding sequence ATGACCAGGGTGAATACCCCTACTGTGATTACAACTTCCGGCCCGGATAAACCGGGCGTATCCGCCGCCTTCTTCCGCGTCCTGGCTGCCCACGACGTAGAACTTATCGATGTTGAGCAGGCCCTGTTCTCCGGCCGCATTTCCCTGTCTGCCTACACGCAGGTCGACCCGGACAAGCTAGAGGCCATCGAGAAGGGCCTGCGCGATACGTTGAGCATTTACCAGCAGCACGTCAGTATCACCCCGGATTCCCAGGAGCACTCCCGCCCGCGCTCTACCCACGTCGTGGTCCTGTTGGGCGAGTCCCTGGCCGCCGGCGACGTGTCTGCCGTCGCGCAGACCCTGGCCAACCACGACGCGAACATCGATCGCATCCGTGGCCTGTCCACCTCGCCCATGACGGGCCTGGAGCTGTACATCACGCTTAACGATGCCCCCGAGCGCCTCCGCGCCGATCTTGCCGACCTGTCCCACCAGCGCTCTATGGACATCGCCATCGAGCAGGCTGGCCTGCACCGCCGTTCCAAGCGCCTGGTGTGCTTCGACTGCGATTCCACCCTGATTACCGGTGAGGTCATTGAGATGCTCGCCGCCCACGCCGACCGTGAGGCCGAAGTCGCCGCCGTCACCGAGCGCGCCATGCGCGGTGAAATCGACTTCGAAGAATCCCTCCGCGAGCGCGTCAAGGCCCTGGCCGGCCTGCCCGAGTCGGTTATCGAATCGACCGCCCGCGACCTGCAGCTGACCCCGGGCGTGCGCCGCACCATCGAAACGCTCAAGCGCATGGGCTTCCGCGTCGCTGTCGTCTCCGGTGGCTTCATTCAGGTCCTCGAGGACCTCGCCGACGATCTCGACCTTGATTACGTCCGCGCCAACACCCTCGAGGTCAAAGACGGCCAACTTACCGGCAACGTCATCGGCCAGGTCGTCGACCGCGAGGCCAAGGCCAACTTCCTGCGCTCCTTCGCCGCCGACTCGGGCGTCTCCATGGCTCAGACCGTCGCCATTGGTGACGGCGCCAACGACATCGATATGATTTCCGCCGCGGGCCTGGGCATCGCCTTCAACGCCAAGCCGGCCCTGCGCGAAGTCGCCGACGGCGCCGTCAACCACCCGCAGATGGACAGCGTCCTGCACCTGCTTGGCATTCCCGCTGACGAGGTCGCCGATGAGTGA
- the ctaD gene encoding aa3-type cytochrome oxidase subunit I, translating to MTAVAPRLDDYVQPTRPEPTGGEKTGSKAWVFLTTTDHKQLGIMYLIMSFSFFFLGGFMALLIRAELFSPGLQFLSNEQFNQLFTMHGTVMLLLFATPVVWGFGNYILPLQIGAPDVAFPRLNAFGFWVTLLGGCVMLLGFATPGGAADFGWTMYMPLADQVHTPGIGADMWIVGVGATGVGTIASAVNMITTVLTLRAPGMTMFRLPVFVWGVFTASVLVLMIFPLLTAAALGVLYDRKLGGHIYDSANGGAILWQHLFWFFGHPEVYVLALPFFGVISEVVPVFSRKPVFGYVGLIFAILAIGALSMAVWAHHMFVTGAVLLPFFSFMTFLIAVPTGVKFFNWVGTMWKGHITWETPMIFCMGFMVTFLFGGMTGIMLASPALDFHLAESYFLIAHFHYTLFGTVVFASFAGLYFWFPKMTGRMLDERLGKIHFWLTFIGFHGTFMVQHWVGNMGMPRRYADYLESDGFTVFNQISTIFSFVLGASVIPLIWNVFKSWRYGEIVTVDDPWGYGNSLEWATSCPPPRHNFESLPRIRSERPAFELHYPHMVKRARTEAHIGH from the coding sequence ATGACCGCTGTGGCGCCAAGGTTGGACGATTACGTCCAGCCAACTCGTCCAGAGCCTACCGGTGGCGAAAAGACCGGTTCCAAGGCTTGGGTATTTCTGACCACCACCGACCACAAGCAGCTGGGCATCATGTACTTGATCATGTCCTTCAGCTTCTTCTTCCTCGGTGGCTTTATGGCGCTGCTGATCCGTGCTGAGCTGTTTAGCCCGGGTCTGCAGTTCCTGTCTAACGAGCAGTTCAACCAGCTGTTTACTATGCACGGCACGGTGATGCTGCTGCTTTTCGCAACTCCAGTTGTCTGGGGTTTTGGTAACTACATTCTGCCGTTGCAGATCGGCGCACCGGACGTGGCCTTCCCGCGTCTGAACGCCTTTGGTTTCTGGGTCACCCTGCTGGGTGGCTGCGTGATGCTGCTGGGCTTCGCTACCCCGGGTGGCGCTGCTGACTTCGGCTGGACCATGTACATGCCGCTGGCTGACCAGGTTCACACCCCGGGCATCGGCGCTGACATGTGGATTGTCGGCGTGGGTGCAACTGGTGTCGGTACCATTGCTTCCGCTGTGAACATGATCACCACCGTGCTGACCCTGCGTGCACCGGGCATGACCATGTTCCGTCTGCCGGTCTTCGTGTGGGGTGTCTTCACCGCTTCCGTGCTGGTGCTGATGATCTTCCCGCTGCTGACCGCTGCTGCACTGGGCGTGCTGTACGACCGCAAGCTGGGCGGCCACATCTATGACTCCGCTAACGGCGGCGCCATCCTGTGGCAGCACCTGTTCTGGTTCTTCGGCCACCCTGAGGTGTACGTCCTCGCACTGCCGTTCTTCGGCGTTATCTCCGAGGTCGTTCCGGTGTTCTCCCGTAAGCCAGTCTTCGGCTACGTTGGCCTGATCTTCGCAATCCTGGCCATCGGCGCTCTGTCCATGGCTGTGTGGGCACACCACATGTTCGTGACCGGCGCGGTCCTGCTGCCGTTCTTCTCATTCATGACCTTCCTGATTGCAGTGCCGACCGGCGTTAAGTTCTTCAACTGGGTGGGCACCATGTGGAAGGGCCACATCACCTGGGAGACCCCGATGATCTTCTGCATGGGCTTCATGGTGACCTTCCTCTTCGGTGGTATGACCGGCATTATGCTGGCTTCCCCGGCACTGGACTTCCACCTGGCTGAGTCCTACTTCCTGATTGCGCACTTCCACTACACCCTGTTCGGTACCGTGGTGTTCGCTTCCTTCGCTGGCCTGTACTTCTGGTTCCCGAAGATGACCGGCCGCATGCTGGACGAGCGTCTGGGCAAGATTCACTTCTGGCTGACCTTCATCGGCTTCCACGGCACCTTCATGGTTCAGCACTGGGTCGGCAACATGGGTATGCCGCGTCGTTACGCTGACTACCTGGAGTCCGATGGCTTCACGGTCTTCAACCAGATCTCCACCATCTTCTCCTTCGTCCTGGGTGCATCTGTCATCCCGCTGATTTGGAACGTGTTCAAGTCCTGGCGCTACGGCGAGATCGTCACCGTCGACGATCCTTGGGGCTACGGCAACTCCCTCGAGTGGGCCACCTCCTGCCCGCCGCCACGCCACAACTTCGAATCGCTTCCGCGCATCCGCTCTGAGCGCCCGGCATTCGAGCTGCACTACCCGCACATGGTGAAGCGCGCTCGTACCGAGGCTCACATCGGACACTAA
- the nrdF gene encoding class 1b ribonucleoside-diphosphate reductase subunit beta: MSHDYDAYIQSHDKPVKAINWNTIPDEKDLEVWERLTGNFWLPEKVPVSNDIPSWKTLTDKEQETTMRVFAGLTLLDTIQGTVGAVSLLPDSMTLHEEAVYTNIAFMESVHAKSYSNIFMTLASTPMINDAFRWSEENENLQRKAKIVMSYYKGDDPLKKKVASTLLESFLFYSGFYLPMYFSSRAKLTNTADIIRLIIRDEAVHGYYIGYKFQQGFKKLDEERQAEIKEYAFDLLYDLYDNEIDYTEDLYDDLGWTEDVKRFLRYNANKALNNLGFEGLFPADETRVSPAILSSLSPNADENHDFFSGSGSSYVIGKAEDTTDEDWDF, from the coding sequence GTGTCTCACGACTATGACGCCTATATCCAAAGCCATGACAAACCCGTCAAGGCGATTAACTGGAATACCATTCCAGATGAGAAGGACCTCGAGGTATGGGAGCGTTTGACCGGTAACTTCTGGCTCCCAGAAAAGGTCCCGGTCTCCAATGACATCCCCAGCTGGAAGACGCTGACGGATAAAGAGCAAGAAACCACCATGCGCGTCTTCGCCGGCCTGACCCTGCTGGATACCATCCAGGGCACCGTCGGCGCGGTATCGCTGCTGCCGGATTCGATGACCCTGCACGAAGAGGCGGTCTACACCAACATCGCGTTCATGGAGTCGGTGCACGCTAAGTCCTACTCCAATATCTTTATGACGTTGGCCTCCACCCCGATGATCAACGACGCGTTCCGCTGGTCCGAGGAAAACGAGAACCTGCAGCGCAAGGCGAAGATCGTCATGTCCTACTACAAGGGCGATGACCCGCTGAAGAAGAAGGTCGCCTCCACGCTGCTGGAGTCCTTCCTTTTCTACTCCGGCTTCTACCTGCCGATGTACTTCTCCTCCCGCGCGAAGCTGACGAATACCGCCGACATCATTCGCCTCATCATCCGCGACGAGGCCGTTCACGGTTACTACATCGGCTACAAGTTCCAGCAGGGCTTCAAGAAGCTCGACGAAGAGCGCCAGGCAGAGATCAAGGAATACGCCTTCGACCTGCTCTACGATCTCTACGACAACGAAATCGACTACACCGAGGATCTCTACGACGACCTCGGCTGGACTGAGGACGTGAAGCGCTTCCTGCGTTACAACGCCAACAAGGCGCTGAACAACCTCGGCTTCGAGGGCCTCTTCCCGGCTGATGAGACCCGCGTCTCTCCGGCCATCCTGTCCTCGCTGTCGCCGAACGCCGATGAGAACCACGACTTCTTCTCCGGCTCCGGTTCCTCCTATGTCATCGGTAAGGCCGAAGACACCACCGACGAGGACTGGGACTTCTAG
- a CDS encoding FadR/GntR family transcriptional regulator produces MAEDLNHSTTPLLSTVLDAIGQDIVTGTLPAGHRFTLQDLHQRFGISRTVARECMRALEQLGLVSSSRRVGMTVLPLSEWAVFDQAIIGWRLDAEKSRPGQLESLNQMRLAIEPIAARLAAENASDAQVEEILTLGDRLHELEVEPSPRVGEELATDLRFHSVVLHASGNEMFAALAPSLLAMVKGKSVYGSAKRDPIGGTEDLHRELAVAIAKRRPDEAEKISRRILDAAAQS; encoded by the coding sequence GTGGCCGAGGATCTCAACCACTCCACTACCCCACTATTAAGTACTGTCTTGGATGCGATTGGCCAGGACATCGTCACCGGGACACTGCCTGCTGGCCACCGCTTTACGCTGCAGGATCTGCACCAGCGCTTCGGCATTTCCCGCACGGTCGCCCGGGAGTGCATGCGCGCGCTCGAGCAGCTCGGCTTGGTCTCCAGCTCGCGCCGCGTCGGGATGACCGTGCTGCCCTTAAGCGAGTGGGCTGTCTTCGACCAAGCGATCATCGGCTGGCGTCTGGATGCGGAGAAATCCCGACCCGGTCAGCTGGAGTCGCTGAACCAGATGCGCTTAGCCATCGAACCGATTGCGGCCCGATTGGCGGCGGAGAATGCCAGCGATGCCCAGGTCGAGGAAATTCTTACGCTCGGCGACCGCCTGCATGAGCTCGAAGTTGAGCCTTCCCCGCGCGTGGGCGAGGAGTTAGCAACCGACCTGCGCTTTCACTCCGTGGTGTTGCATGCCTCCGGCAACGAGATGTTCGCCGCCCTAGCCCCATCGTTGCTGGCGATGGTCAAAGGCAAGTCCGTCTACGGTTCCGCGAAGCGTGACCCAATTGGCGGGACGGAGGATTTGCACCGGGAGTTAGCTGTGGCCATCGCAAAGCGACGCCCAGACGAAGCGGAAAAGATTTCCCGCCGCATTCTGGACGCCGCTGCTCAAAGCTAA
- the nrdE gene encoding class 1b ribonucleoside-diphosphate reductase subunit alpha — MTTQLGKTVAEPVKTSEQLDYHALNALLNLYDADGKIQFDKDREAANQFFLQHVNQNTVYFHDLEEKIDYLISNEYYDPAVIQQYDFDFIKSLFKRAYAFKFRFQSFLGAFKYYTSYTLKTFDGRRYLERFEDRVSMTALFLADGNEQVAEALVDEIMTGRFQPATPTFLNAGKAQRGELVSCFLLRIEDNMESIGRSINSALQLSKRGGGVALLLSNIRESGAPIKHIENQSSGVIPVMKLLEDSFSYANQLGARQGAGAVYLNAHHPDILNFLDTKRENADEKIRIKTLSLGVVIPDITFELAKRNDDMYLFSPYDVERVYGKAFGDISVTEHYEEMVEDPRIRKKKINARHFFQTLAEIQFESGYPYIMFEDTVNKANPVKTGRINMSNLCSEILQVNSPSEFNPDLSYAEMGSDISCNLGSLNIAMSMDSPDFGKTVETAVRGLTAVADKTSIDSVPSVRKGNDDSHAIGLGQMNLHGYLGREHIEYGSEEALDFTNAYFAGVLYAALRASNKIARERGEYFSEFPESEYANGEFFDRYDPADFQPQTERVKQLFDASSVHLPSAGEWEQLKQDVAKHGLYNRNLQAIPPTGSISYINNSTSSIHPIASKIEIRKEGKIGRVYYPAPHMDNENLDYFQDAYEVGYKKIIDTYAVATKYVDQGLSLTLFFKDTATTRDINKAQIYAWRKGIKTLYYIRLRQMALEGTEVEGCVSCML, encoded by the coding sequence GTGACTACGCAGTTGGGAAAGACCGTCGCTGAACCAGTAAAGACCTCCGAGCAGTTGGACTACCACGCGCTCAACGCCCTGTTGAACCTCTATGATGCTGACGGAAAGATTCAGTTCGATAAGGACCGCGAAGCCGCTAACCAGTTCTTCCTGCAGCACGTTAATCAGAACACTGTCTACTTCCACGACCTGGAAGAAAAGATCGACTACCTGATTAGCAACGAGTACTACGATCCGGCGGTCATTCAGCAGTACGACTTCGACTTCATCAAGTCGCTGTTCAAGCGTGCGTATGCCTTCAAGTTCCGCTTCCAGTCCTTCCTGGGTGCGTTCAAGTACTACACCAGCTACACCCTGAAAACCTTTGACGGTCGCCGCTACCTCGAGCGTTTCGAAGATCGTGTGTCCATGACCGCGCTTTTCCTCGCCGATGGCAATGAGCAGGTGGCAGAAGCGCTTGTCGATGAAATCATGACCGGCCGCTTCCAGCCTGCCACCCCGACCTTCCTCAACGCCGGTAAGGCTCAGCGCGGCGAGCTGGTCTCCTGCTTCCTGCTGCGCATTGAGGACAACATGGAGTCGATTGGTCGCTCCATCAACTCCGCACTGCAGCTGTCCAAGCGCGGTGGTGGTGTGGCACTGTTGCTCAGCAACATCCGCGAGTCCGGTGCACCAATTAAGCACATCGAGAACCAGTCTTCCGGTGTCATCCCCGTGATGAAGCTGCTGGAGGATTCCTTCTCCTACGCTAACCAGCTGGGTGCCCGTCAGGGTGCCGGTGCGGTCTACCTCAACGCCCACCACCCGGATATCCTCAACTTCCTGGATACCAAGCGTGAGAACGCCGATGAGAAGATCCGCATCAAGACTCTGTCGCTCGGCGTTGTCATCCCGGATATCACCTTTGAGTTGGCCAAGCGCAACGATGATATGTACCTCTTCTCCCCGTACGATGTCGAGCGCGTCTACGGCAAGGCCTTCGGCGATATCTCGGTCACCGAGCACTACGAGGAAATGGTCGAGGATCCGCGCATCCGTAAGAAGAAGATCAACGCTCGCCACTTCTTCCAGACCCTGGCAGAAATCCAGTTCGAGTCCGGCTACCCGTACATCATGTTCGAAGACACGGTGAACAAGGCCAACCCGGTCAAGACTGGTCGCATCAACATGTCCAACCTCTGCTCGGAGATCCTGCAGGTCAACTCGCCTTCCGAGTTCAACCCGGATCTTTCCTACGCGGAGATGGGCAGCGATATTTCCTGCAACTTAGGTTCGCTGAACATTGCGATGTCCATGGATTCCCCGGACTTCGGCAAGACCGTCGAAACTGCGGTCCGCGGCCTGACCGCCGTGGCGGATAAGACTTCTATCGACTCGGTTCCTTCCGTGCGTAAGGGCAACGACGATTCCCACGCCATCGGCCTGGGCCAGATGAACCTGCACGGCTACTTGGGCCGCGAGCACATCGAGTACGGCTCCGAAGAAGCCCTGGACTTCACCAACGCTTACTTCGCCGGTGTGCTCTATGCAGCCCTGCGCGCATCCAACAAGATTGCCCGCGAGCGCGGCGAGTACTTCTCCGAGTTCCCAGAATCTGAGTACGCCAACGGTGAGTTCTTCGACCGCTACGATCCGGCTGATTTCCAGCCGCAGACCGAGCGCGTCAAGCAGCTTTTCGATGCCTCCTCGGTCCACCTGCCTTCCGCAGGGGAGTGGGAGCAGCTTAAGCAGGACGTCGCAAAGCATGGCTTGTACAACCGCAACCTGCAGGCCATCCCGCCAACAGGCTCGATTTCCTACATCAACAACTCCACCTCGTCCATCCACCCGATTGCCTCCAAGATTGAAATCCGCAAGGAAGGCAAGATTGGCCGCGTCTACTACCCGGCACCGCACATGGATAACGAGAACCTGGACTACTTCCAGGATGCTTACGAGGTCGGCTACAAGAAGATCATCGACACCTATGCCGTTGCCACCAAGTACGTGGACCAGGGCCTATCGCTGACGCTGTTCTTCAAGGACACCGCCACCACCCGCGATATCAACAAGGCCCAGATTTACGCATGGCGCAAGGGCATTAAGACCCTGTACTACATCCGCCTGCGTCAGATGGCGCTGGAAGGTACCGAGGTCGAAGGCTGCGTATCCTGCATGCTTTAG
- the nrdI gene encoding class Ib ribonucleoside-diphosphate reductase assembly flavoprotein NrdI codes for MLVVYFSSTTENTHRFVEKLGFPSARIPLHRNDAPLKVNEPYVLVCPTYGGGASINHQNSKPVPKQVIRFLNDEHNRSFIRAVVAGGNSNFGTDFGLAGDVIAAKCKVPYVYRFELLGNDEDVQILRQGLLDNATALGLDQAA; via the coding sequence ATGTTGGTCGTGTATTTTTCCTCCACAACGGAAAATACGCACCGCTTTGTGGAGAAGCTGGGTTTTCCCAGCGCCCGCATTCCGCTGCATCGCAACGATGCCCCCTTAAAGGTCAACGAGCCTTACGTACTGGTGTGTCCCACCTACGGGGGAGGGGCGTCGATTAATCACCAAAATTCCAAACCAGTCCCCAAGCAGGTCATTCGTTTCCTCAATGACGAACACAACCGCAGCTTTATTCGCGCGGTCGTGGCGGGAGGAAACAGTAACTTCGGAACGGACTTCGGCCTGGCAGGCGATGTCATCGCCGCTAAGTGCAAGGTCCCTTACGTGTATCGCTTTGAGCTTCTCGGAAACGATGAAGACGTGCAGATTCTGCGCCAAGGATTGTTAGACAACGCTACTGCTTTGGGTCTCGACCAGGCAGCATAA
- the nrdH gene encoding glutaredoxin-like protein NrdH: MSITVYTKPACVQCNATKKAMDRAGLDYDLVDISLDDEARDYVMALGYVQAPVVVAGSEHWSGFRPERVKALASVAASA, translated from the coding sequence ATGTCTATCACCGTTTACACCAAGCCAGCGTGCGTACAGTGCAACGCCACCAAGAAGGCTATGGACCGTGCGGGTCTCGACTACGACCTCGTCGACATCTCTTTGGACGATGAGGCGCGTGACTACGTCATGGCGCTGGGTTACGTGCAGGCACCGGTTGTGGTGGCAGGCAGCGAGCACTGGTCCGGTTTCCGCCCAGAGCGCGTGAAGGCACTGGCTTCCGTCGCAGCTTCCGCCTAA